Part of the Prosthecobacter sp. genome, TCATCTTCAAAGCCCAACCTCGCTCCCCTTCGTGAATTCGGAATCCGAATTGGCACCCCGGAGGCTCCGGCACGTCAGTTCGGATTCCGAACTGAGACCTCGGAGCCTCCCCCACGCCAGTTCGGAATCAGGATTGAGAGGTCCGAAGGTGGGAGACGCCAATTCGGATTCCGAAACGGCACCTCGGAGGTTCGGACATGGCAATTCGCAATCCGAACTGACACCACCGAGCTTGGGAGTCACCATTTCGGAATCAGAATTGAGAGGACGGAGCATGGCACCCGCCAGTTCGGATTCCGAACTGAGGCTCCCGATCTTGCTGTCCGCCGATTCCCAATCCCAATTCCGGCACCTCACCTTCAGGCCCGCAACGCCGGAATTCGGCATGAAGCTCACAGGGCTTGCCGCAGGTGGCCCAGCTTCGGGTTCTGTCTCTTGGCCACCCGGATTTGTCACTACTCCTTGCCAGTTCCGCCGCCAGCCGCTTACATCAGCCGCGCCATGCCAGCTCCCGCCGCCATCCTCGACCTTGTCGCCCGTTTCGGGGAGCACATCGACGCCTACAAGTCCGGCAGCTACCACGAAAAGCAGCTCCGCACCGACTACATCGACCCCTTGTTCGAAGCCCTCGGCTGGGACATGAACAACAAGCAGGGCTATGCCGAAGCCTATCGCGATGTCATCCACGAGGATCAGGTCAAGGTCGGCGGCGTGGTGAAGGCAAAAGCCCGTCAGAAAAAGAAGATCGGCTCCAACTTGGAAACCACCGTTGCTTTGACGCTTCCTGCCGAGGGCTTCACCCACTCCGTCTTCAGCGATCCCGCCACCCTCCACGAATTCCTCATC contains:
- a CDS encoding zinc finger domain-containing protein, with the translated sequence MPAPAAILDLVARFGEHIDAYKSGSYHEKQLRTDYIDPLFEALGWDMNNKQGYAEAYRDVIHEDQVKVGGVVKAKARQKKKIGSNLETTVALTLPAEGFTHSVFSDPATLHEFLILSDLQITRGTDLTAAVTESSHHKCARCWKHLSDIGTHDAHPTLCGRCVEAVG